The DNA window CGGTCAGCAAAGAAACTTATGATGCGATGAGAGCCTATGTTCAGAACTTTGAAGAAAATAATGAATTATACAGCTACAATTTTCTCGGCATTTTAGGGATCATTCTCAATATAGAACTCGGTGGAGAAAACTCCTATTTCTGTTCACAGTTCGTCAGTGACGTCTTTCAAAAAGGTGGGGTTAATCTAATCAATAAGTCAGCTGCATTAACAACTCCATCCGATTTACAGTCGTGTAATTTTCTTCGTCTAGTATTTCGAGGTCATTTGGACACGTATCGCAGAGCTTACTGCCTTCAATGGAATGCTACAGCCAATGAAAATCAATCGAGATACGCAGCTAATTAATGAAACAGAACAAAAAAAGAAGGGATGTTTCTTTAGATCATAATGATCTAAGAACATCCCTTCTTCAGTTATTAGTTCGGAGAACGAACAACTAACTGATCAAGATTGAATTATGATAATGTCTTACTTAAGCGGTATCCAGTGCAAATAAAACCTAAGTGTTCATAAAATGTTTTGGCGTCCATGTTGCGATCACCTGTAGACAGATACATCTGCGAGCTTCCATGCTGCTTACACCAGGTTTCTGCTTCTCGTAACAAACGTTTACCGATCCCGGTTCCACGATGTTCTTCATCCACTACCATCGCAGTAATCTGCGTCACTGGCTTCTTCATATCATGTGTCTGATAGAGCTTTAAGAAGGTTGTACCCACAACGTTTCCATCCAATTCAGCGACAAGATTACAGAATAGAGGATGATTGTCTAACATGGAGAGATGTTCTTTAAGCACACTAGGTGTCGTAGGATAACGGAGCTGACGCATCAATGGAAGCATGCCGTTAACATCGTCGCTACAGCTAGTTCGGATTACCAAGGTTGGAGCTAAGACCTGACTACTCATTAGACCATACCACCTTCAGTAGACTTGCCGCTTGATTAGCGCGGCTGCGAGCTGTTTCAACATCCTCTGCCCCACTTAGGGCAACTGCCATCCGGCGTCCTGGCTTACAGAGCGGTTTGCCAAACACGCGGATTTGCGTTCTTGGTAGACTCAGCGCTTCATCCATTCCAGCAATCACAAAATTTTCTCCTTCACGATCACCTTTTAGTGTTGCAGAAGCTCCAGGAGTCAGCAGTTCAACCGAATGAATCGGAAGCCCAAGAATGGCCCGTACATGTAGTGCAAATTCCGACAAATCCTGAGTGACCATGGTCACCATACCCGTATCATGTGGTCTTGGAGAGACTTCGCTAAAGACGATACCATCTTCCGTCACGAACAGTTCTACACCAAACAAACCAAACCCACCAAGCGCATCCGTAATTTTCCGTGCAATATTCTGAGCCTCGCTAAGCTGATCCTCATTTAGGAAATGAGGTTGCCAAGATTGGGTGTAATCCCCATCCTGTTGAATATGACCAATCGGTGGACAGAAGATTGTACCCGATACAGATCTGACCGTCAGCAATGTGATCTCACTAACAAATGGTACAAAGGATTCAACAATGACACGCATTTTTTTGGCGCGCGCACCTTCCAGAGCATTGTTCCAGCATCCTTCAACTTCATCAAGCTTCCTGCATACACTTTGACCTTTACCGGATGAACTCATCAACGGTTTGATCACACAAGGAATACCGACTTTTGATACTGCAGCTTGTAATTCTTCCAGGCTATCAGCAAACTCATAGTTAGCTGTACGTAAACCTAACTCTTCTGCAGCCAATCTACGAATTCCTTCGCGATCCATCGTCAACAGTGCTGCTGTTGCGGTCGGAATAACGGTGAAGCCTTCCTTTTCCAATTCAACCAGAACTGACGTAGCAATCGCTTCAACCTCCGGCACTATAATATCCGGTGAGATGTTCACGATGAGTGATCTCAAAGCCTCGCCATCTAACATGTCAATTACATATGACTCTTGAGCTACGCTCATAGCTGGAGCGTTCTCATACCGATCAACGGCGATCGTTTTGACTCCAAGTCGCCCTGCTTCGATCACTACTTCCTTGCCCAATTCCCCACTGCCGAGCAACATGATGCTTTTGGCCTGCTTTGATAAAGGAGCTCCCCACATGAGATCCGAAATACCTCCTGAAATAGAGTTCGTATTTATGAACAATAAATTGATAATATGATATTAAGCTCATTCTATTTTCAGGGATTTACACGAATTTTGCAATAGTCTTTCATTAATTTCACATTTTATTCGACAAAAAGTTACAAAAACCGAAACTGAGCTACCCTACACCGTCTCTTACTCTAATCGTATTAGGATAGATAATTAGATAGTCGCATGTAAGATTTGGTTCATAGAATGAAGTTTTTGACTTACATTCTTCCACGATTCTTCTCCATCAGAGGTAATCGTAATATCACTTATGCCCGTTTCCCATTCATCCCATTGTTCATTTAAAGAATGTACACGTATAGACAGTCCTCTAGCCATCTCCTCACTAAATAGCACAAACATGTCTCCTATGGCTTCGTCCATGACCTCTTTAACCTTATCCTCCAAAGGTGACTCGACAGCCTCACGTAATTTCTGCTTGCCGCCCCCCTCAAAGAAAGTCTTAGGGTTCTTAAAATACATCCAATAATCACCCGGTTGAAGTGCCTGCTCAAGCCAACCTTCTTTGGCAAGGACAGAGGCCCATTTCATCGCGGGATGAGCCACAAATGCTGGAATGTTCATCAATCGTCCTTTTAGTTCTTCCATCCAGATGTTATATTCCATATCCAGAAGAACAGTACACTTTTGCTCTACTCTTAGTGAGGTTACCTGGATTTCGCGTTCCAGCTCTAGTGACAATCCAGCCAACCAACCGTGAAACGTTGAATTAAACTTACGCTTTAAGTCACCACCATCATCTTGAAGAAGCGACGGATGGAAATATTCAAGAAACAGATCACCCGCAAGAAAACGAAGTCTTTGTCTGACATGATACAATAATTCTTCAATTTCCTGACGAATCTCCATATCTCGGTTCCGCAACTTCAATCTATCCAGTTCTTCCACAAATATCTTGCGGTCTTCTTGCAGTTTTTCGATGTGAGCTAGACGTTCCTCCTTACTTTGCATGATTGTAGTCGTCCATTGATCAACGCGGTCCATGATAACGTTCAGTTCTCTTTGTGCCGCGTCAATGAGCAGCCCTGCAGAATCTTGACTTATAAATTCAAAGAAAGCACGCTCAAACTTTGCAAAACCTGAAGCTTCGGAAACCTCTTCATTCCTCTTTCTAGCATCCAAGGCCATTTGGCTGGAAACCGCGTAAATTTGCGGAGAATCGATTCCGGCACCACGAAGACCATCCTGTACATATTCAATAACTTCTTCAAGTTCCCCGGACGTTGCAGCCAAATCAGCCGCATTGACAATGAAGAACATTTTATCGAGCGCAAAGCTTCCTTTAGCTCTTCCAAGATGAGCTAGAAACTGGCGGTCAGCCCTAGAAAATGCGTGATTATAATAAGTCACGTAGACAAGAGCATCACTATTCTTCATATATTGAAAGGTCACATTCGTATGGCGTGCATGGATTGAATCAGCGCCAGGTGTATCCACGATGACTAATCCTTGTTCTGTCAAAGGACAAGCGTAATACAATTGAATTTCAGCAACGAAGCAAGCCTTATTCTCATCTGATACATAGGAAGAGAAATCCTCCAGATTCGCGACAATCTGGCCCCCCAAATGGTTAGCGTATTCACTCCATCCGGAAGCTGCTGCTCGAAGAAAGCTATAGTGTGCTCTCCCTGAAGGAGGCACATCACTTATTTTTATTTTAGACACTTGAGACAACCAGTTCTGTTCCTTCCATGGCCCAAGTTGTAGGGACTCAAAAGAATAAGTTAGATCACTCTTCATCGCTTCAAGGGATTTAAAGATAATCTTAGCTTGACCATGCTCCATCCCTTGCTGAGGCGCCATAATTACATTAATCGCCGCTGTAGTTGGATGCGGCGATACAGGTAGGATCTCTGAGCCTAGCAGGGCGTTGGCGAAGGAAGACTTGCCTGCGCTGAACGCACCGAACAGCGCAACCGTGAACTTGCCGCCGCGTAAATGGGACGCACGGGCACGCAATTCCCGTACCCCTGTGCCAAAGGCCGGGTACGGGCCCAGCACCTCTGCGGCGGCCTCCAGCACTTCGGCCGCGGCCGTTAGGCGCCGCTGGCCGTTCCCGGCAGCGGCGGCGGGCACGGCAGGCGCGTGCGGCGCTTCTGCCGCGGCTACCGCCGGCGTGGCCGGCGCCGCAGGCGCCGATGCTACGGCCGCCGCCACAGTATCTGGCAGCGGCTGCAGGTCCCTCACCTCCGGCAGAATGCCCGGAGGGAGGGACGGGGCGGCGCCGAGCAGCGCCTGCAGGCGCTCGGCGCGTTCCTTAGCGGCGGCGTCAAGCGCCTTAAGCCGCGCCGCTGCCTTAGACCGCACCAGCAGCGCCTCGCGCTGTGCGGCCAGCTCCTGCGCCGCAACAGCTACGCGCGGTGCAAGCACCTCCGCAAGCAGCCGCTCGAACAAGAGAGTGGCTACGCGGCGGTAGCGGCCTGCGATGCCTGCTGCTACCGCCGCAGCATAGCGTAGCGTGTAGTCGCCAGAGAGGAGGGCACCCTCTTGAGCAGGCTCCGTGATCCACGACTCCTCCGCTTGCGGTAATGTCCTATCCATCTCAGTCTCCCATTCCGCACTCCAGAGCTCCTCACTTCTTCCGTAGCGGCGCAGCAGATCACGAACATGCCAATCCACTTGTGCTGCAGTCCCTTCCTTCAGCTTGGACAAAAAATCATCCCGACGGCGTTCTTTCTCCCGTTGGGTCTTTCCTCCCTTGAACAACAGTCCTGTCTTAAAGCTACTTTCACGACTGGCTAAATAAAGTTCTCCCGCCTCACGAAGCGAAGGAGTCATAATATGTACACTTCCAAGTAATCGATCTAGTTCCTTTGTAAACTCCATGCGCCTAGACTCGATCAAACCTTGGTTTGAGTGTATCTTTTCTTCTAGTGCCGTTAATATTACCGGCAGTTCTAGGACAGCATTCTCACCACCGATTTCCTGAATTAATGTAAAGCGTTCATCTTCCTCACTCACCTCATAACGCTTCAAAAAGCTCAACGCACCATGATGAGCGGAACAAGCGATACTATAATTTAGTAGCTCCGTTCTCTTCGTCAATAATTCAGTAATACACTCTCGTAGTTGCGACAGCATATTTAAAGGGTGAGTAAGCTCTTTTAACGATATGTAAAATACACCAGAAGGAACGATTCCCCACAGTTCAAACACATTCTGAACTGATTTTTGATAAGCCTCATAGGACACCTCGTCCTCCCGGTGCTTATCCATCTGGTTTATAACCAAGTAAAGTGGCTTGCCCCAATCAGCTAGAACTTTTGCAAAAGAAAGATTACTCTCCGATAAGACATGATTATAATCCATTACATAGAACACGACATCTCCCAAGTGAAGGGCTGAATTTGTAACTAATGCATGCGCCGCATCTCCGGAATCCACTCCAGGGGTATCTAGCAGAACCCCATGCTCACCCAATAGCGGAATCTCATCCCATACTGAAACCATAGAATATGAATTTCCATCACGACAATACTTCTCTAACTCTTCTATTGGAACATGAACCTCTTCACTGATGACATCTCCATTTACATTCACAGGGGTTAACAGAGCTTTGGGAAGACCATGACGGAGTACTGATACATTTGCTGTTGTTGGAAGAGGGGATGAAGGCAAGACCGCTTTCCCACACAATGAATTGATCAGACTTGATTTCCCTGCCGAAAAATGACCACAAAACGACAGTGTTAATTCGTTTGCATTTAACTTTTCCTGTAAATCATCGATTTCACGGTAAGTGGTCATATCTCCATACATCTTGTACTGTGCTCTTAGTTGGTCAAGAAGTAATTGAAGCGGATAATCCTGACTGGTTGTAATCGTCGCCATAAATAATCTCCTTCTCACTTGCATTAAGAATATAGACAGCAAGAAAGTTCACGTTTGTATTATTTGAACACTTTGTGTCTGTTTCTGTTTTTCAATATTTTACATTACCTTAGAGATTCATGGAAGCCTTGAGCGACATTTCATTAAAACAAAATTTCCAGATATAAAAATAACCGACCCCTAGGAATTTATCCCAAGAATCGGTCATTATTAAATACTAGATCAGTGAAGCCTCAACCTTATCTGCTTCAGACGGAATCAATATTTCAAACACTTTACCATGTTGTAATATGGTAATGCCCTTCTGTTTATCCTTCATGACTACTACTTCTGGCTTAACTGCCATCCGCTCTAAATAGTGCTCTGGAACTTCACCAGAATCACTAATCGTAATGCCATCTAATTCGCGTTCATCATGCTCTTGCAAATCAAGTTCAATCGCTTGTTCAAACACATCCGAGAACAATTCAAAGTTATCGGTGTATACGGAAATACATCTCATGGAGTCCCATCCTCTACTATCGTTATCTTTTTTTGTCACACTTTATTTATCTTTTCTGACTTGTGACCTTTTCATACGTTTCTTACCTTCACGACAAACATCAAGTAACGGACAGATTTGACACTGCGGATTCTGAGCTTTGCAGTGATATCTGCCGAAAAAAATAAGTCGATGATGTGTAAGCGTCCATTCATCTCTGGGGATACGCTTCATCAATTTCTTCTCGACTTCTAATACCGAATCGTTCCAACCTGCAAGTCCTAATCGCTTACTCACTCGTTCAACATGAGTATCTACAGCTATAGCAGGAACACCAAATGCATTAGAAACCACAACATTGGCCGTTTTTCGCCCAACACCCGGTAATTGCACTAGTTGATCATGCTCACTAGGAATGTCACTACCATACTTCTCGATTAGGATCATACACAATTTCTGTATATGCTTAGCTTTACTGCGAAACAGACCGATGCGGCGAATATCTTGCTCCAATTCTGCAGGCGGGACGGAGACATAGTCTTCTGGCGTTTTGTATTTTTGAAACAAATCCACTGTCACCTTATTCACAGTCGCATCGGTACACTGCGCAGACAATAATACAGCGATGGTTAATTCGAAAGCATTGCTATGCACCAATTCACAATGCGCGTCCGGAAACATTTCGCCTATGCAGTCTAGAATATGGCGGACATCCGCGGCATTCATGTCTCCATCCAACTCCCTTTAACGTAATAAATAACCGTCTAAATCCGGGGAAAATCCCGCATCAAGACGGTTATTCTCACGAAAATGATTATTGTTTTTCGACCTCAACCAGCTTGTCACCGTTGAAATACAAAACAATTTTATCATTTTCCTTCAAAGATTGCACGGATAATGTCGTATCTCCTTGATGAATATATGTTTCAGGTGTTACAGCGAACCGATAATTATTATCTGACAGATTCGCTCTAATTACAAGAATCTCTTTATTGATACCGTCATAACGCGATACTTTACGTTCAAGTACTGTCAGTACCTTAATGATAAGACTACCATCAGTGCCTTTACGAACCTCGACATGATCCGATGTTGTTAAGCTAGTTATACCTGTACTTACTGAACTTCCACGAAGTACCTTTACTCCTCCGGAGAGTGAGAAGGTTTCCGTAGCACCATCAAAAGATTTCAGCGTTAGTATAGAGCTATCTATTGATTGAATTTTACCCAATGTTAACTTCACTACTTGAAGTGAAACAGCCGTTTTACCACTGAAAGTCACATTAATCGTTTGTCCAGCCTCTAGATCCGCTAGCTTAATTACAGCACCATTCTCATTCATCAAAGTAGCTTCGTTCACATAAAATTCATTACTTACTCCATCTACAACAGCACGGATACGACTATTCGCAGTACTCACCGAACTTACTTCAAACTGAACTGTCGATTTTACTGCTAACGTCTGCAATGCATCTTGATTAGCACTCAGAATTAATGTTACAGGGTCACCCAACTTGATATCACCAATTGCTACATTGGTCTTACCGTACAATTCAATGGATGGTGTCGATCCTTGATAAGGTACAGCTACTGTTTTTCCATCAGCCAATTGAACCGTAATAATTTTCTTTGTTGTATCAGCTGTTAAGAAAGTTCCATCGTACTTATAAATTACTTGTAGGGACAATACGCGATCCCCGATATGTGTAATATTAATTTTCCGGTCCTTTGTTAACAATGATTCGACGCCTGACAATGTCGGAGTTTTTGAGTTGTAATCCAGTTTTGTCTTCTCGTCTACCACGAAAACATGAGGTTTCTTCGCTGAGTCAAGAACCGTAAGTGTCTTTGATTTAGTATCATA is part of the Paenibacillus segetis genome and encodes:
- a CDS encoding GNAT family N-acetyltransferase, giving the protein MSSQVLAPTLVIRTSCSDDVNGMLPLMRQLRYPTTPSVLKEHLSMLDNHPLFCNLVAELDGNVVGTTFLKLYQTHDMKKPVTQITAMVVDEEHRGTGIGKRLLREAETWCKQHGSSQMYLSTGDRNMDAKTFYEHLGFICTGYRLSKTLS
- the nth gene encoding endonuclease III produces the protein MNAADVRHILDCIGEMFPDAHCELVHSNAFELTIAVLLSAQCTDATVNKVTVDLFQKYKTPEDYVSVPPAELEQDIRRIGLFRSKAKHIQKLCMILIEKYGSDIPSEHDQLVQLPGVGRKTANVVVSNAFGVPAIAVDTHVERVSKRLGLAGWNDSVLEVEKKLMKRIPRDEWTLTHHRLIFFGRYHCKAQNPQCQICPLLDVCREGKKRMKRSQVRKDK
- a CDS encoding dynamin family protein, whose amino-acid sequence is MATITTSQDYPLQLLLDQLRAQYKMYGDMTTYREIDDLQEKLNANELTLSFCGHFSAGKSSLINSLCGKAVLPSSPLPTTANVSVLRHGLPKALLTPVNVNGDVISEEVHVPIEELEKYCRDGNSYSMVSVWDEIPLLGEHGVLLDTPGVDSGDAAHALVTNSALHLGDVVFYVMDYNHVLSESNLSFAKVLADWGKPLYLVINQMDKHREDEVSYEAYQKSVQNVFELWGIVPSGVFYISLKELTHPLNMLSQLRECITELLTKRTELLNYSIACSAHHGALSFLKRYEVSEEDERFTLIQEIGGENAVLELPVILTALEEKIHSNQGLIESRRMEFTKELDRLLGSVHIMTPSLREAGELYLASRESSFKTGLLFKGGKTQREKERRRDDFLSKLKEGTAAQVDWHVRDLLRRYGRSEELWSAEWETEMDRTLPQAEESWITEPAQEGALLSGDYTLRYAAAVAAGIAGRYRRVATLLFERLLAEVLAPRVAVAAQELAAQREALLVRSKAAARLKALDAAAKERAERLQALLGAAPSLPPGILPEVRDLQPLPDTVAAAVASAPAAPATPAVAAAEAPHAPAVPAAAAGNGQRRLTAAAEVLEAAAEVLGPYPAFGTGVRELRARASHLRGGKFTVALFGAFSAGKSSFANALLGSEILPVSPHPTTAAINVIMAPQQGMEHGQAKIIFKSLEAMKSDLTYSFESLQLGPWKEQNWLSQVSKIKISDVPPSGRAHYSFLRAAASGWSEYANHLGGQIVANLEDFSSYVSDENKACFVAEIQLYYACPLTEQGLVIVDTPGADSIHARHTNVTFQYMKNSDALVYVTYYNHAFSRADRQFLAHLGRAKGSFALDKMFFIVNAADLAATSGELEEVIEYVQDGLRGAGIDSPQIYAVSSQMALDARKRNEEVSEASGFAKFERAFFEFISQDSAGLLIDAAQRELNVIMDRVDQWTTTIMQSKEERLAHIEKLQEDRKIFVEELDRLKLRNRDMEIRQEIEELLYHVRQRLRFLAGDLFLEYFHPSLLQDDGGDLKRKFNSTFHGWLAGLSLELEREIQVTSLRVEQKCTVLLDMEYNIWMEELKGRLMNIPAFVAHPAMKWASVLAKEGWLEQALQPGDYWMYFKNPKTFFEGGGKQKLREAVESPLEDKVKEVMDEAIGDMFVLFSEEMARGLSIRVHSLNEQWDEWETGISDITITSDGEESWKNVSQKLHSMNQILHATI
- the purT gene encoding formate-dependent phosphoribosylglycinamide formyltransferase, which codes for MWGAPLSKQAKSIMLLGSGELGKEVVIEAGRLGVKTIAVDRYENAPAMSVAQESYVIDMLDGEALRSLIVNISPDIIVPEVEAIATSVLVELEKEGFTVIPTATAALLTMDREGIRRLAAEELGLRTANYEFADSLEELQAAVSKVGIPCVIKPLMSSSGKGQSVCRKLDEVEGCWNNALEGARAKKMRVIVESFVPFVSEITLLTVRSVSGTIFCPPIGHIQQDGDYTQSWQPHFLNEDQLSEAQNIARKITDALGGFGLFGVELFVTEDGIVFSEVSPRPHDTGMVTMVTQDLSEFALHVRAILGLPIHSVELLTPGASATLKGDREGENFVIAGMDEALSLPRTQIRVFGKPLCKPGRRMAVALSGAEDVETARSRANQAASLLKVVWSNE
- a CDS encoding NAD/NADP transhydrogenase alpha subunit; translated protein: MRCISVYTDNFELFSDVFEQAIELDLQEHDERELDGITISDSGEVPEHYLERMAVKPEVVVMKDKQKGITILQHGKVFEILIPSEADKVEASLI